GATAAGCAAGCTGAGCTTGCCATGTTCTTGGAAAACGTCCCTCTCGATACCTCTCCATAGTTATTCCTACAGGTAGAGTAATATTATACAGAGGTTTTCTCTGAGAGAACTTTCTTATAAAAGCTCCGGTTTCTTCGAAAGAAGATAGAGTAGCTCGAAAAGCTACAGCTTCTACAAATGGAAATAGTGTAGAGTGATAGCTTAAAGGTAGGAATTGCAAAGAGCAATTCCAAACTGCTACTAAGCTGTGGCTATGAAAAGCTCCTTCTGAGGTTTTCACTTCTTCTTTATAGTAATGCTTTATTGTATGGGTTCCATAGCTATACGCTAGCGATGTCGTTGTTACTATAGCCTCTTCCATCCAAGGGAGACACATTTGTATCCCCCCGAAGTAATTTTTAGAAGAGAGCTTGTTGTGAGATACCTTTTCCTTAACTGAGGAAATCTGCTGAGCAAAAGCTAAGGTAAGAGCAAGGTTTTGCTCAGTAGCTGTCGCTAAAGAGTATCCCGCGGATTTCATACGGAATCCGTGTTGTTTACCTTTGCTTTTTTGATATGTAAAAATTCCCAATCCCTGGCCTCCAAAATCAAATACCGAAGACTCTGTATTTAGAGACATTGAAGAATTTATAGCCGCCATTGTACTGTAAAAGTTTTGCCAGAGAGCATTAGCAACCAAAGGCGTTTGAAATTTCGGATTAGGTAGATAACCTATAGAAGACCAATCTGCATAGAGGCGTCTGTGGTTGGTATTTGCTAGATCAGGAGATGTTGTCGATGTTGTGGTAGTAGTTTCTAACCAATAGGGAGACCAGATTCCTTGATAACCATAATGCGTAGTTTTATTGATAGCTTCGATATCTAAGTTAGCAATATCGATTTTTTTGGTAGTGTTATCACAAAGATAAAGAAAAGGGATTCCTGTAATGTCTTTAGAGAGGTCCACAGAATCATAGGGATCTTGATTATCACTATCTAACAATGTTAGGGGGCCGGAAATGGTTACATTAGGATTAGAATCTTCCGTGTAGTTAGTAGTAGCAGAAGTTCCGCTTCCTGTTGTTGTTGCTGTTGGATAAATCCAGATTTTTGGAGCTTGGGCATCTTCTTGACAAAGAGAAGGGAGATTTAATGCTAGCTGATCAATGGATAAAGTGCAGCCGGCTGTTGTTCCTGGGGTTACTGTAGGTTTTGTGGCCCCAGCAGCGGTAGTGGTGATATCAGGTGAGACATTTGTTTGAACAACAGAGGCGTTTCCTAAACGAAGAGTAGTTCCAGAATCTTGAGTAAAATTAAAGAATCCCACTCTAGCTTTATCTTCAATGGCGAGCACTCCATGAGCGAGTTTTACTAAAATTCTGAAAAAACTAGAGAAATCTTTAATTTGAGTTGAATCTAAAGGGATGTTTTTTGATGAAAACAGCACAGTTCCTAAGTGAAAATTCTCTGGATTGAAGGTTACACCTTCTGTTGATTGAGCTTCATGTTCTACAGGATCAAAAAAAGCTACTTTGCGTCCTTTTCTTGCTCCAACCTGAAGGTTTAATCCTGGAGATGAGACAATGGCATTTTTCCGGAGTATTCCGTTATGTCGGGAGTCGTTTCCATTAAATATGATATTTCCATAGTCAGCAGATAGGTAAAACAGAGATGCGTCTCCCTGGTTGTAAATAGTTCCTCCCGCTAACGAGTGGTTATTTAAAAAGAGAACAGGGCCGTTATCACGAATTATTAATGATCCTGCGGAAATAGCTCCTGAGAATTTGTAGTCCGTGTTGTGGTGGAAAAGGATACCTTGAGGATTATTTGCAATAGTGCAGACCTCTTTACAGTAAATGGCTCCTCCGGAGCCAGACGGATAGTTTTTCCGAAATATTATAGGGCCTGGATTATTTGTAATATTTAGGTTTTTAGCTGCGATTGCTCCTCCGGAGGGAGCGCCATATTTATAAGAAATACAGAAGCTTTTTCTCCCGGAGATTGTGATGTCAGCGTCTGTATCATGAAACGCATCGCTTATAGGGGTTCTCTGTAAAATGATTTTGTTGAGGTCGTCAGGTAATAACAACGGGAAAATATCTTTATTGACATCACCGAAAACACATGTTTTGTTTTCTTTTGCAAAAGATGCCATTTGATATGAGCAGATACTAAAACTAATTAACCAAAGTAATGAGCGGTTATACCAATACATAGATCACACGTAATAAGATTTCTATCATCTAAATATTCTCTAGGGGAGAGTTCAAATATAGATTTGATTTATTTAGAAGGTTATAGAACTTCCTGTTGTTAAGTAGTTTGCAAAAGTAGAAGAGGAAATCTCTCCTTGATAATTTAAGATAAGCTTCAAACTATCCCTGAGTTGGGTCTCATTATTTATATTCATAGCAACAGTATTTCTTGAGATGGGAGTTCCCGATGAAAGCCATGTCCCATTGCTAGAAAGTAAGGTTGTTCGTATTTGGGGAGTTTTTTTATAAATCATAGGTTGATAAGCAAGCTGGATCTTCCATTGTTTAGGATGACGGGTATCGTGGGCCCATTGCATAGTCATGCCCAAAGGTAGTGTAAAGGTGGTTAAGGGCGTACTAGTAGAAAAGGCTCTTGGAAAGTCTCCTGTTTCTGTGCAATGAGATAGCGTGCCTCTAAATACTATGGCTTCTGCAAATGGGGAAATTACTAAGTGATTTTCCCTGAGTTGTGTTGGCAGAGAGCATTTTACGGATGCAGCCATGCCTCGGCTATAGAAAGATCCCCGAGAGGTTTTCAGGTCTTCTCGATAGTAGTGTTTAGCTTTATGATCTCCGTAGTTATATGCTAAGGATCCCGTAGTTGTAATGGTTTCATCAAGCATGGGAAGGCAAAACTTGATTCCCATGAAGTAGTTTCTAGAAGAAATTTTATTGCTGGTAACCTTTTCTTTAATGCTTGAGAATTGCTGAGCAAAGGAAAGGGAAAATTTACGAGTAGTATTTGTTCCTACGGCATATCCCCCGGATTCCATTCGGAATCCACGCTTTTCACTACGATCTTTTTGCGTTATAGAGATTCCCAATCCCTTACCTGAAAATTCGAAAATTGAGGGAATGTCTTCTTGAGGAGAATGTAACGAACGCATTCCTGACATCGTACTATATAAAGATTGCCAAAGAGTATTAGTAATCAAAGGAGTGTTGTATTTAGGATTAACGGTGTATCCCGTACGAGTCCAATCAGCATAGAGATAGCGATGTTTTGTATTTGCTGTTAGATCGGAAGTACTGTCAGTTACTGTTGTTTTTGATTCCCAATAAGGTTTCCAGACTCCCTGATGACCGTAATGCGTAGTATCATTAAGGGTGCCGATATTTAAATTTGCAGTGTCGATTTGTTTATTGGTGTTTTCACAGAGATAAAGAAGAGGAAGCCTCTTAATATTATTAGAGAGATCTACAGAATCATAGGGATCTTGATTGTCACTATCTAACAATGTTAGGGGACCGGAAACCGTGATTGTAGGGTTATTATCTTCAGCATATGTCGGTGGTTGACCTTTAACCGTTGTTACTGTGGGATAAATCCAGATTTTTGGAGGCCGGGCTCCTTCTTTACAAATAGAAGGAAGGTTTAAAGCAAGTTTTTTTATGGTAATGGCGCAGTTGGCTGTTGTTGAGGGATTTGTATTTTTTTCTGTAGTGATTACAGCAGCATTCCCTAAACGTAAAATATTCTCATTTTGTGAGAAGCTATACATGGCCAAGCCAGCATTTTCTTCAACAGCGAGCACACCGTAATTTGCTGCCATAGGATTTTTAAAATAACTCCAATAATCAGCACGGCTGCTTCTTACAGGATCTACTAAGACCCCAGAAAATAGTACTGTGCCTAAATGATAGTTTTCGTGATTGAAAATTAAAGTGTCATTTGCTGGCCAGCCGCTTTCTATGGGATCGTAGAAGGCAACACGACGGCCTTTTTTTGCTCCAGCTCGGAAATGTAAGCCTTCCTTTGCCGTGTGGAAGGCATTTCTATAGCATCCTGTACTTGTCCTGACGATATTTCCGTTAAAGATAATATCTCCATAGTCGGCAGACATTGAAATATTTGCACTTTTCCCTTGGGTCTCGGAATTTTGTAGTCCAGCTCCCCAACTAGAGGTATTATTTAGAAATAATACAGGTCCATTATCATGAATATAGAGATCATGGACTAGGAGGCCGCCTCCTGATCCATATGGTACACAGTTGTTTTGGAAAAGAACACCTTTAGGGTTATCTGAAATTCTACAGGTGTCAACCCAGAAAGCCCCGCCTCCTATACGCCATCCAGCATTATCTTGAAATATTACAGGATGAACATTGTGGGTAATATCTAGTTCATAAACTCGAAAAGCCCCGCCAAAGTCGGTAGATAGGTAGCTCATCATGAAATGTTTTTCATAAGATATTGCCGTTTTTAAGGTGTCGTTACTTGTGATATCATTTTTATGTGTGAGACCATAGTACACGAATGTCTTAGGATCCAGGTTCTCGATTGCATCGGCAAGTTCCTGTAGAGAAACAGTAGTAGGCGTGTTTTCAAATTGATAGATTTTTTTCTCTTTAGCAAAGCCAGAGGCATGGTAGAAACAACCGCTCAAGCTAACGAAAAAAAAGAAAGAATAGAGATAGGATTGCATACTATGCGGGCCCGTTTATGGTAACGTGATTTGTCTTTTTACAACGCGAAATATTTGGCATGTAAGCTTCTAGAGGGAACCTCTGAGATTTTAACAGAGGGTGAGCGTTATATCGTGAATGCATTAGTCGGATAAGGTTGTTGGAATAGGGATTCCCTTTAGAGGGGTAACCCCCCCCCCCCCCGAACTAGAGAAAGAGAATTGATAATTTACGAAAGAGTATTTGTTCCCAGCGATTTTAAGATCAGGACTTTGATCATGAAGCTGCCCTTTTCTCGGAGATTGTAGAAAAATATTTTCTACTCCTTCAGGATTAGACCAGAAGGACGGCGCTTTATTTGTTTTATCATTATGAAATGCAAATGAACGAGCGAAGGAGCGCATATAAGGGAAACAAGGTCTAAAATGACTCACGTTTCGCTCTATACGCTAAGAAATAATGAATTGTCTAGCGTTTTGTATGGATAAGGCTTGCCAGCAAAGGCATGCTGTGTGGCCGAACACCCTATGGAGTCCTCATGCCTTTACTTGCAAGTTAGAAGGTTACAGTTTGCTATTAAAAGTGCATAGAGCTTCCTGCTTTTAAGTAGTTTGAAAACGTCGAGGAAGATATCTCGCCATGATAGTTCATGAAGATCTTTAGGTTATTAAAGATCAGTGTTTCATTATTTAAGCTAGTTGTAAAACTATGTCGTGTAATGGGAGTGCCATAGGATGCCCACATGCCATTACTTGCTAACAATGTAGTTAAAATTTTTGGGTATTGCTTATGAACTATAGGTTTGTAGGCAAGTTCTAGCTTCCAGATAGTTGGTGTATTGCTATTTTGCTCCCATTGCATAGCTATTCCCACAGGAGTTGTAAGCGTACGCAAAGGTCGTAAAGAGGAGAACTTCCTTATAAAATCTCCGGTTTCTTCGAAAGAGGAGATTGTAGATCTAAAAGCTATGGCTTCTACAAAAGGAGCTAATGTAAATTCATTTCCTATGAAAAGAAAAGGAAGGAAACAGTTTATAGTTGCTGCGAAGCTGTGACTGTAGAAAGATCCTTGGGAAGCTTTATCATCTTCTTTATAAAAGTTTTTAAGTTTGTGATCCCCATAGCAATAAGCTAACGATCCTGAAGTAAGAATCCTTTCATTAAATAGGGGAAAATGAACTTGCATACCTCCGAAGTAATTCTTAGTACTAAGTTTATTATCGGAGATTTTTTCCTGTACTTGTGAAAAGTGTTGGGAAAAAGCAAAAGCTAGCTTTTGATTTTCTAGGGTTCTTGAGGATGTCCCTACGGCATATCCTGCAGATTCCATCCGGAATCCATAAATTTGATTTTTTGTTCTTTGACGTACTGTAATTCCTAGTCCCTGACCTGAAAATTCAAATGCTGACTCTTGTTCTCCTAGAGTTATTGAGGGGAGAGATTGTAGACCCGACATTGTAGTATAAAACGTCTGCCAGAGAGCATTAGCAACTAGAGGAGTCTTAAATTTTGGATTGGGGATATAGTAAGTAGGAGTCCAATCAGCATAGAGCATGCGATGGGATTTATTTGCTGTTTCTAAAGTTTGCCCTCCTGCTGAGGAGTATTCTTCCCAATAGGGAGACCAGATTCCTTGATAGCCATAATGAACAGAATCATTGATAGCTTCGATATTTAAATCTGTTACTGTGATTTTTTTATTTTCATTATCACAAAGGTATAGGAAAGGAACTTTAGTAATTCCTCCGGAGAGATCTAAGGAATCAAAGGGATCATTATTATCAGAGTCTAGTAAAAGAAGAGGCCCAGAAATGGTAATTGTAGGGTTTGTATCTTCTTTGTAATTTGTGCCTGTTTTCGTTGGGTAGATCCAGATTTTTGGAGCCTCAGCTCCATTTTGAATAATCGAAGGAAGATTTAAAGCAAGCCGGTTGATGATAATTTGCGCCCCTGAGGATGACGCAGGAGTTTTTTGGGTGTTTGTAGTAATAATCGCGCGATTTCCTAGGCGAAGAATAGAACCTTGCTCTTGGGTTATTTTATAAGCAGCAATTCCTGCCTTATCTTCAACGGCAAGAACACCATTTTTGATGGTTAGGGGATTTTTTATATAAGAAAAGAAATTTTTCTCTGCTGTAAGTGCTTCAGGAACGGAAAGAGAGGAGAAAAGTACTGTTCCTTTATGATAATCTTCTGGATTAATAGTTATTGAACAGTTTTCGTGAATTGTTTCTATAGGGTCATAAATTTTAATGCTTCGATGTTTTTTTGCTCCGAGTTTTGTTGTAACATGACTAGTGCAGTGCCAAGCATTTCTATACCATAGATTGTCAGCAGCGTAGTTATTATTAAAGATAATGTCGCCGTAATCTGCTGAGAGATCTAATATCCCGTTATTTTCTAATAATACGGCTCCTCCGTAGGTGCTATGATTATTTGTAAATTGTACGGGACCACTTTCTTTAATAGTAAGATTCTTACAAGATATGGCCCCACCTTGAATAAAAGCAGCGTTATTATCAAAGCAGGTAACCCCCGGATTTTTTTCTATGTTACATGAAGAGCAGAGAACAGCGCCTCCTGAAATTCCTTTAGCATTATTGTCTTTTTTATTATTTAAGCTGGAGTTATTAGCAAAAAATATGGCTCCAGAATTTTTAGTGATTGATAGTGAGGTCACTTTGCATGCTCCTCCTTGAGGAGCGCTGTTAGAAACTAAATAAATAGGGCCGGAATTGTCTGAGAATTCACAATTCTCGCAATAAATAGCTCCACCTTTTCCATAATTAGTGTCTCCTGTTTCAAAGGCGTTGTTGTTTATTAATAAAATGGGGCAAGAATTCTTTGTGACATATACATTTTTGGTAGCTGTAATTGCTCCACCTTGAGATTTCGCAAGGTTATAACCGAAGCAAATAGTCTTGCGATTTTGTGATATTGTAAGGTCTTTTCCGCAAAAAACAGCTCCTCCATAATTTTTTAGATTCGAGGAGCTTTGTTCGGATATAGCTTGATTCCTAATGAAATATTGCTCGCAAGAATTGTTAATAATTTCACAATCTGCGGTGGTATTTACAGCCCCCCCTTGTCCTAGAGCCGTATTGCCTATAAATTGAAGTACTCCAGTATTGTTGCTCAAAACAAGAGTTTGAGCATCAATTACCCCGCCATTACTCTTTGAAGATTGTTGGGAACATAGGACATCATTGTAACAGGCGATGATTAAAGAGTCAGAATTAGATCGTAGTGCTCCTAACGTGTTATGCCCATCGGGAACTTCTGTAAAAATTTTAGGCCCTAAGAGGTGAGAATAATCAAAGTCATATTGGGTATAGAGTGTTTGATTTTCCAAAGAGTAAGAATAGCTCGGGAGAAGATAAAGTAGGGATGTAAGAAGATAAGTTCTGAATATTGTAAAGGGCTTTGATTGCATAGGGATACTTATTTTCTAAGGTCTAAAATTGGATTTCACCAATGACATTTAAGAAGTTGCACAACGTAGATTTTGAGAAATCTCCTCGGTAGTGGATTCCTAGGCTCATATTTGATAATGTCGTTGTATTTTTAGCAGATATCGACCCTGCATGATGATCTACATGTGTCCCTGAGGTGATCCACATGCCTTTGCTTATTATTCTTGAGGTTATAACCTCAGGTTTTTCCCTATAAATTGTAGGGATATAGGCAAATTGAAACTCCCAAGAGGTTTTTAAGTGGGCTTTATTTTCTCTATGAAAATACAACCCTAAGGGTAGTGTCACGTTTGTTAATGGGGTTTTTGTTTTGAAATTACGGATATTGCTTCCTGTTTCTGTGAAGCTTTCCTGTGTGGCACGTAATGCAGAAGCTTTTATAAAAGGTCTGCATAGAAAGTGTGCGAAGCTTTCTTCAGGAAGCATACAAGAAATTTCTGCTCCTAAAGTATGGCCATAAAAATCGCCTTTAGATGCTTCTCGATTGTTTTTATCGTGAGTTTTTAATTGATTGTAAGAGTAGGCATACCCCGCAGAAGCTGAGGTAATCACATCATCAAACCAGGGGATTTGTAGTTGAGCACCAGCAAAATAGCAATTTGAAGAAATAGTATTTTTAGTCTTTAGCTCTTTCATCTGACTGTAAAATTGCGCGAAACTTAAAGAGAACTGATGTTTTGTTTCTGAGCTTCCTCGTGTTTTTACAGAATATCCCTTTGAAAATAGGTCAAAACCTGGGATGCCTTTTCTTGTTTTTTGTGTTACATATGCCCCTAAAGCTCCCCCGGATAGCTCTCTTCTCGTATTTTCTTTGGGAGAATTTTCCAGAGTATGCATTCCTGTCATCATAGTATAGGCAGCTTGCCAAAGAGCATTGGAGACAAGATCATTGCGATATTGAGGGTCGGGGATGTAATGAGTAGGAGTCCAATCGGCATAGAGAACCCGATGAGAGGTATTTGCTGTTAATGGAGATGAAGAATCTGCAGTAGTGGTATATTCTTCCCAGTGGGGAGACCATATTCCCTGATATCCATAGTGCTTAACATCATTAATCGCTTCGATATTTAAATCATCGATATTAATTTTTTTAGTTTGGTTATCACAAAGATATAAGAAAGGAACTTTAGTAATCCCTCCGGAGATATCTAGAGAGTCGTAGGGATTTTGATTTTCGTTATCTAGTAAAGTTAATGGTCCTGAAATTGTAATGGTCGGTTCAGTATCTTCAGCATAGGTTGTTGAAGATGTAGTCCCCGTTGTTGTCGTTGCTTTAGGATAAATCCAGATTTTTGGAGCTTGGGCGCCTTTCTTAAGAAGAGAGGGTAGGTTTAAAGCAAGTTTAGTTAATGTGATTGTACAACCTGCTGTTGATGGATTTGTAGCAGGCTTACCTGTTGTAATAATGGAAGCTTGATCTCCGAGACGGAGAAAGCCTTCGTTTTGAGTAAGGTTATAAACAGCTAAACAAGCTTTGTCTTCAACAGCAACTACTCCATTAACAATATTTGCTGTGTTTCTAATATAGCTACAGTAATCTTTTTCTGATCCGGAATATGAGGGAACATGTGCTCCTGAAAATAGTACCGTTCCTAAATGGTGGCTTTCAGGATTAAAGAGAGCAGGAGTAGGTGTTGTTGTTTCATGTTCGATAGGGTCATAAAAGGCAATACGTTGACCTTCTCGAGCTCCAAGTTTTAAACTTGCATTTGCTGAAGTCGCTAAGGCATTTCTATGGCTTGCTAAATTCTTAATATTGAGGTTGCCGTCAAATACTATATTGCCGTTATCTGCGAATAAATGGATTTTTGGATTGTCTCCTCGGGTAAATATCCCCCCTCCCCCCAAATTAGAAGAAGAGTTATTCACAAACGTTACAGGGCCATTGTCGTTGATTAAAATTGTATTCCCAAAGATTGCACCTGCGCGATATTTTGCAGAATTATTAGAAAAAATTACACCGTTCGGGTTGCCTTGAATTTGGCAGATATGTGCTGAGACGGCTCCTCCTCCGGGTTCCCAACCCGACGATGAGTCTATAGTTCCTGAAAACACGCTGTTGTTACTTAAGAACTTAATAATTGCAGGATTGTCTACAATTGCACATGTTTGCAAAATGAATAGTGCTCCACCGGCTCCTGATTGGTTATCCATAAATGTAACCGGAGCTTGGTTTCCGGAAATTGTAAAATATCTTGCGTATACAGCTCCTCCCTTACTTTCAGGCTGCAGACACTTATTATTGCTGAATATTATATCTCCAAAGTTATTGCTGATATGGACATTGTTTTCTGTTTTAAATGCCCCGCCAAATGACGTAGCAGTATTATTTAAAAACTGGCATGAGCCTTTATTATTTAAGATATCTAGGTCCCCAGAGCAGTTGATTGCCCCTCCATGTTGAGGATTGTTTTGAAATAGCTTTAAAGAAGAGCAGTTATTTATAAAACAGCATAATTTTTGATTTTCTGTGATGAGACAGCTAGAAGAAGATATTGCTCCTCCATGGCCTGTAGATTTGTTTTTTTGAAAAATTACCGGACCTGAGTTTTTTATAATCTTTAGGTCTTTAGCTGTTAT
This window of the Chlamydia sp. BM-2023 genome carries:
- a CDS encoding polymorphic outer membrane protein middle domain-containing protein is translated as MYWYNRSLLWLISFSICSYQMASFAKENKTCVFGDVNKDIFPLLLPDDLNKIILQRTPISDAFHDTDADITISGRKSFCISYKYGAPSGGAIAAKNLNITNNPGPIIFRKNYPSGSGGAIYCKEVCTIANNPQGILFHHNTDYKFSGAISAGSLIIRDNGPVLFLNNHSLAGGTIYNQGDASLFYLSADYGNIIFNGNDSRHNGILRKNAIVSSPGLNLQVGARKGRKVAFFDPVEHEAQSTEGVTFNPENFHLGTVLFSSKNIPLDSTQIKDFSSFFRILVKLAHGVLAIEDKARVGFFNFTQDSGTTLRLGNASVVQTNVSPDITTTAAGATKPTVTPGTTAGCTLSIDQLALNLPSLCQEDAQAPKIWIYPTATTTGSGTSATTNYTEDSNPNVTISGPLTLLDSDNQDPYDSVDLSKDITGIPFLYLCDNTTKKIDIANLDIEAINKTTHYGYQGIWSPYWLETTTTTSTTSPDLANTNHRRLYADWSSIGYLPNPKFQTPLVANALWQNFYSTMAAINSSMSLNTESSVFDFGGQGLGIFTYQKSKGKQHGFRMKSAGYSLATATEQNLALTLAFAQQISSVKEKVSHNKLSSKNYFGGIQMCLPWMEEAIVTTTSLAYSYGTHTIKHYYKEEVKTSEGAFHSHSLVAVWNCSLQFLPLSYHSTLFPFVEAVAFRATLSSFEETGAFIRKFSQRKPLYNITLPVGITMERYREGRFPRTWQAQLAYHPVIYRKHPKIQTVLLASNGSWSSSGTPVSRNSICATLNNQTQLAPHINIIVRYQGELSSSTFSNYLKAGSCVIF
- a CDS encoding polymorphic outer membrane protein middle domain-containing protein; this translates as MQSYLYSFFFFVSLSGCFYHASGFAKEKKIYQFENTPTTVSLQELADAIENLDPKTFVYYGLTHKNDITSNDTLKTAISYEKHFMMSYLSTDFGGAFRVYELDITHNVHPVIFQDNAGWRIGGGAFWVDTCRISDNPKGVLFQNNCVPYGSGGGLLVHDLYIHDNGPVLFLNNTSSWGAGLQNSETQGKSANISMSADYGDIIFNGNIVRTSTGCYRNAFHTAKEGLHFRAGAKKGRRVAFYDPIESGWPANDTLIFNHENYHLGTVLFSGVLVDPVRSSRADYWSYFKNPMAANYGVLAVEENAGLAMYSFSQNENILRLGNAAVITTEKNTNPSTTANCAITIKKLALNLPSICKEGARPPKIWIYPTVTTVKGQPPTYAEDNNPTITVSGPLTLLDSDNQDPYDSVDLSNNIKRLPLLYLCENTNKQIDTANLNIGTLNDTTHYGHQGVWKPYWESKTTVTDSTSDLTANTKHRYLYADWTRTGYTVNPKYNTPLITNTLWQSLYSTMSGMRSLHSPQEDIPSIFEFSGKGLGISITQKDRSEKRGFRMESGGYAVGTNTTRKFSLSFAQQFSSIKEKVTSNKISSRNYFMGIKFCLPMLDETITTTGSLAYNYGDHKAKHYYREDLKTSRGSFYSRGMAASVKCSLPTQLRENHLVISPFAEAIVFRGTLSHCTETGDFPRAFSTSTPLTTFTLPLGMTMQWAHDTRHPKQWKIQLAYQPMIYKKTPQIRTTLLSSNGTWLSSGTPISRNTVAMNINNETQLRDSLKLILNYQGEISSSTFANYLTTGSSITF
- a CDS encoding polymorphic outer membrane protein middle domain-containing protein; the protein is MQSKPFTIFRTYLLTSLLYLLPSYSYSLENQTLYTQYDFDYSHLLGPKIFTEVPDGHNTLGALRSNSDSLIIACYNDVLCSQQSSKSNGGVIDAQTLVLSNNTGVLQFIGNTALGQGGAVNTTADCEIINNSCEQYFIRNQAISEQSSSNLKNYGGAVFCGKDLTISQNRKTICFGYNLAKSQGGAITATKNVYVTKNSCPILLINNNAFETGDTNYGKGGAIYCENCEFSDNSGPIYLVSNSAPQGGACKVTSLSITKNSGAIFFANNSSLNNKKDNNAKGISGGAVLCSSCNIEKNPGVTCFDNNAAFIQGGAISCKNLTIKESGPVQFTNNHSTYGGAVLLENNGILDLSADYGDIIFNNNYAADNLWYRNAWHCTSHVTTKLGAKKHRSIKIYDPIETIHENCSITINPEDYHKGTVLFSSLSVPEALTAEKNFFSYIKNPLTIKNGVLAVEDKAGIAAYKITQEQGSILRLGNRAIITTNTQKTPASSSGAQIIINRLALNLPSIIQNGAEAPKIWIYPTKTGTNYKEDTNPTITISGPLLLLDSDNNDPFDSLDLSGGITKVPFLYLCDNENKKITVTDLNIEAINDSVHYGYQGIWSPYWEEYSSAGGQTLETANKSHRMLYADWTPTYYIPNPKFKTPLVANALWQTFYTTMSGLQSLPSITLGEQESAFEFSGQGLGITVRQRTKNQIYGFRMESAGYAVGTSSRTLENQKLAFAFSQHFSQVQEKISDNKLSTKNYFGGMQVHFPLFNERILTSGSLAYCYGDHKLKNFYKEDDKASQGSFYSHSFAATINCFLPFLFIGNEFTLAPFVEAIAFRSTISSFEETGDFIRKFSSLRPLRTLTTPVGIAMQWEQNSNTPTIWKLELAYKPIVHKQYPKILTTLLASNGMWASYGTPITRHSFTTSLNNETLIFNNLKIFMNYHGEISSSTFSNYLKAGSSMHF
- a CDS encoding polymorphic outer membrane protein middle domain-containing protein, which encodes MYPYACSFILLTSLVTCSYQVACFSEQQSALQFHSISENQETRVLCNFLGTERLGQVNKGLLHNANVNLDITGNKHFCLTGQYFMSNGGAITAKDLKIIKNSGPVIFQKNKSTGHGGAISSSSCLITENQKLCCFINNCSSLKLFQNNPQHGGAINCSGDLDILNNKGSCQFLNNTATSFGGAFKTENNVHISNNFGDIIFSNNKCLQPESKGGAVYARYFTISGNQAPVTFMDNQSGAGGALFILQTCAIVDNPAIIKFLSNNSVFSGTIDSSSGWEPGGGAVSAHICQIQGNPNGVIFSNNSAKYRAGAIFGNTILINDNGPVTFVNNSSSNLGGGGIFTRGDNPKIHLFADNGNIVFDGNLNIKNLASHRNALATSANASLKLGAREGQRIAFYDPIEHETTTPTPALFNPESHHLGTVLFSGAHVPSYSGSEKDYCSYIRNTANIVNGVVAVEDKACLAVYNLTQNEGFLRLGDQASIITTGKPATNPSTAGCTITLTKLALNLPSLLKKGAQAPKIWIYPKATTTTGTTSSTTYAEDTEPTITISGPLTLLDNENQNPYDSLDISGGITKVPFLYLCDNQTKKINIDDLNIEAINDVKHYGYQGIWSPHWEEYTTTADSSSPLTANTSHRVLYADWTPTHYIPDPQYRNDLVSNALWQAAYTMMTGMHTLENSPKENTRRELSGGALGAYVTQKTRKGIPGFDLFSKGYSVKTRGSSETKHQFSLSFAQFYSQMKELKTKNTISSNCYFAGAQLQIPWFDDVITSASAGYAYSYNQLKTHDKNNREASKGDFYGHTLGAEISCMLPEESFAHFLCRPFIKASALRATQESFTETGSNIRNFKTKTPLTNVTLPLGLYFHRENKAHLKTSWEFQFAYIPTIYREKPEVITSRIISKGMWITSGTHVDHHAGSISAKNTTTLSNMSLGIHYRGDFSKSTLCNFLNVIGEIQF